From Synoicihabitans lomoniglobus, the proteins below share one genomic window:
- a CDS encoding FAD:protein FMN transferase: MNTPHPTRRRFLRIAAVHTVALAALGAHAATAASSPRRWRGIALGGEVGIDLYGADAAAADVFARCRSEMLRLEKVFSLYDDRSALSHLNREGALADAPHELRDVLALAKRVSEASAGAFDVTVHPLCETLAQGETDPAALAAARDLVDYERVIVAGTRVVLDRPGMAVTLNGIAQGYITDRITDVLTEAGYRAALVDIGEKRALGEHPDRRAWRVGVRDPVGDGLAGVIDLPSGYAMATSGGYGQRYAAGNRHHLLDARAAESRHDWASVTVIAPQAAVADALSTALAVSAPESAQAILAQFENVEARVLTTTGDWLTVAA; the protein is encoded by the coding sequence ATGAACACTCCGCATCCAACTCGGCGTCGTTTTCTTCGTATCGCGGCGGTGCATACGGTGGCGCTGGCCGCGTTGGGCGCACACGCCGCGACTGCCGCGAGTTCGCCTCGGCGTTGGCGGGGCATCGCTCTCGGCGGGGAAGTGGGTATCGATCTTTACGGGGCGGATGCCGCCGCGGCGGACGTGTTTGCGCGCTGCCGGTCGGAGATGCTGCGGTTGGAGAAAGTTTTCAGCCTCTACGACGATCGTTCGGCTTTATCTCACCTCAATCGCGAAGGGGCGTTGGCGGATGCTCCCCATGAGTTGCGCGACGTGCTCGCTTTGGCTAAACGCGTCAGCGAAGCGAGTGCGGGGGCGTTTGATGTAACGGTGCATCCCTTGTGCGAGACGCTCGCTCAAGGCGAAACCGATCCGGCGGCGCTGGCGGCGGCACGCGATCTAGTCGATTATGAACGCGTGATCGTCGCTGGAACTCGAGTCGTGTTGGATCGTCCGGGAATGGCCGTCACGTTGAACGGAATCGCGCAAGGCTACATCACCGATCGCATCACCGACGTGTTGACGGAAGCTGGCTATCGAGCGGCGTTGGTGGACATTGGCGAAAAGCGGGCGCTCGGGGAGCATCCGGACCGTCGTGCCTGGCGGGTCGGAGTGCGCGATCCCGTCGGTGACGGATTGGCCGGCGTGATCGATCTTCCGAGTGGTTATGCGATGGCGACGTCGGGCGGTTACGGTCAGCGCTATGCGGCCGGGAATCGTCACCATTTATTGGATGCGCGTGCTGCCGAGAGCCGTCACGACTGGGCGAGTGTGACGGTGATCGCCCCACAGGCCGCGGTGGCGGATGCTTTGTCGACCGCCTTGGCCGTCAGTGCACCCGAATCCGCGCAAGCGATTCTGGCTCAGTTTGAAAACGTAGAAGCCCGCGTGCTGACGACGACGGGCGACTGGCTGACGGTTGCCGCTTAG
- a CDS encoding DUF5069 domain-containing protein — MTPTQPPASAYVETQGVRYFARMLSKIRLFAAGQLREDFHENLGKGMDDWICDFLGIDYADLRERALKGGSDDEILAWVQSTSGRTLRPIDVRVWNAFISKVGWNDELAKRFAFRKAEAGLQDRAEVKTMIEVFEYDEGRKS; from the coding sequence ATGACTCCGACCCAGCCACCAGCCAGCGCCTACGTTGAAACCCAGGGCGTTCGCTACTTCGCCCGCATGTTGAGCAAAATCCGGCTGTTTGCCGCCGGCCAATTGCGCGAGGACTTTCATGAAAACCTCGGCAAGGGCATGGATGACTGGATCTGCGATTTTCTCGGAATCGACTACGCCGACCTTCGTGAACGCGCCCTCAAAGGAGGTTCCGACGACGAAATTCTCGCGTGGGTGCAGTCCACCAGTGGTCGAACTCTGCGGCCGATCGATGTCCGCGTATGGAATGCCTTCATTTCCAAAGTCGGATGGAATGACGAATTGGCGAAGCGGTTCGCGTTCCGCAAAGCCGAAGCCGGCCTGCAGGATCGAGCTGAGGTGAAGACCATGATCGAGGTCTTCGAATACGACGAGGGGCGGAAGTCTTAA
- a CDS encoding AMP-binding protein: MERRELARLLGYEPTEQRGAVVVAERDRVAFRAAFGAAVAGRGPVFLANPDWGQAEWSEFDVLRQSMPSDFDAEQGWLMIPTGGSSGGVKLARHDQNTLGTAVDGFAEWVGDGAVTSTLGVLPLHHVGGLMAWLRSVLMAGDYRDVAWAEIKAGVYLEVDEGAVISLVPTQLAQLLESTAGVDWLRGFSMVFVGGGPAWKALQETSRARGIRLAPCYGMTETAAMVTALRPEAFLAGTGGVGPALPHAQIEIIEENRLVIHSASLFRGYWPNGRVDASWVSGDWGACDCDGNWTIGGRHDALILTGGEKVDPAEVETVLRAFMGRHNVAVIGVPDARWGEVVVACHDGEPLDHDEMDASVSARLARYKRPKAYVAVNPWPTNAMGKLDRSELRKWAGG; this comes from the coding sequence GTGGAACGCCGCGAGTTAGCCCGATTGCTCGGATACGAGCCGACAGAGCAGCGCGGCGCGGTGGTGGTGGCGGAACGAGATCGGGTGGCTTTTCGGGCTGCCTTCGGGGCGGCGGTCGCAGGACGAGGTCCGGTGTTTTTGGCCAACCCGGATTGGGGGCAGGCGGAATGGAGTGAATTCGATGTTTTGCGGCAGAGCATGCCGAGTGACTTCGATGCAGAACAAGGTTGGTTGATGATTCCCACCGGGGGCTCATCGGGAGGGGTTAAGCTGGCCCGGCACGATCAGAACACGTTGGGCACAGCCGTGGACGGGTTTGCCGAGTGGGTGGGAGACGGCGCGGTGACCTCGACGCTAGGGGTGTTGCCGCTACACCATGTTGGTGGACTGATGGCGTGGTTGAGGAGCGTGCTGATGGCCGGGGATTATCGAGATGTCGCGTGGGCGGAAATCAAAGCCGGAGTTTATCTGGAGGTGGATGAAGGTGCGGTGATTTCCTTGGTGCCGACCCAGTTGGCTCAGCTGCTGGAATCGACGGCCGGGGTGGATTGGTTGCGCGGATTTTCGATGGTGTTTGTGGGCGGAGGCCCGGCGTGGAAGGCGCTGCAGGAAACGTCACGAGCTCGGGGCATTCGATTGGCTCCGTGCTACGGTATGACGGAAACGGCCGCGATGGTAACGGCGCTGCGTCCGGAGGCGTTTTTAGCCGGCACCGGCGGAGTGGGTCCAGCACTGCCGCATGCTCAAATCGAGATCATCGAGGAAAACCGTTTGGTGATTCACAGTGCGTCGTTGTTTCGTGGATACTGGCCCAATGGACGGGTGGACGCATCATGGGTTTCTGGTGATTGGGGGGCGTGTGACTGCGACGGGAATTGGACGATCGGAGGACGCCACGACGCACTGATCTTAACCGGCGGAGAAAAAGTTGATCCGGCGGAAGTAGAGACGGTGCTGCGTGCGTTCATGGGTCGTCATAACGTCGCGGTGATTGGCGTGCCGGACGCTCGATGGGGAGAAGTTGTGGTGGCTTGCCATGATGGGGAGCCGCTCGATCACGACGAAATGGATGCGTCGGTGTCGGCACGGCTGGCGCGGTATAAGCGACCCAAAGCTTACGTGGCAGTGAATCCGTGGCCGACCAACGCGATGGGTAAACTCGATCGGTCGGAGCTGCGCAAGTGGGCGGGTGGGTAG
- the guaB gene encoding IMP dehydrogenase, with translation MTKVATTPADAFDAEFYQAADAFFAANRPVGLTFDDVTLATLFSDILPKDADTATALSENVTLSVPIISSDMDTVTESRMAIAMALNGGLGLIHYNMPAREQVKEVARVKRHIHGLIQDPITVSPKQSVGDVLDLIEAKNYDFRTFPVLDGGKLVGLLSGSTVRERYRSKNVGESMTARADIHTVSVKALEADPIKAADAFFTEHVGIHKMLVVDDEDHLRGLATFSDIERITSEISNRRRAARDSEFRLIVGAALAPVRLDDGTLDRDRIISHVSQLVDESIDCVAVSTAHGHTAGVGDMVRLVRDAFPSLTIIAGNVTSAAGVEYLADCGANAIKVGQGPGSICTTRVVAGVGIPQLTALHVAARGARAKGVKIIADGGITKSGDIVKALTLADAVILGGLLAGCREAPGEIMEINGKIYKQYRGMGSLAAMKSGSAARYGHNKNDTTRKLTAEGIEALKEVSGSLDEVLGTLVGGLQSGMGYLGAKDLTALKQNARYIRVSPAGQKESSPHDVIEIKAGVKG, from the coding sequence ATGACCAAGGTTGCCACGACTCCTGCCGACGCGTTCGACGCCGAATTTTATCAAGCGGCCGACGCGTTCTTCGCCGCTAATCGCCCGGTCGGGCTCACGTTCGACGACGTTACGCTCGCCACGCTTTTCTCGGATATCCTGCCCAAGGATGCCGACACCGCCACCGCGCTCTCCGAGAATGTCACCCTCTCGGTGCCGATCATTTCGTCCGATATGGACACCGTAACCGAATCGCGCATGGCCATCGCCATGGCGCTCAATGGCGGTCTGGGCCTCATTCACTACAACATGCCCGCTCGCGAGCAGGTCAAAGAGGTCGCCCGCGTCAAACGCCACATCCACGGCCTCATTCAGGATCCGATCACCGTCAGTCCCAAACAGTCCGTCGGCGACGTGCTCGATCTTATCGAGGCCAAAAACTACGATTTCCGCACGTTCCCGGTCCTCGATGGCGGCAAACTCGTGGGGCTTCTCTCCGGCAGCACGGTGCGCGAGCGCTATCGCTCGAAAAATGTGGGCGAATCGATGACGGCCCGCGCCGATATTCACACGGTTTCGGTCAAGGCCCTCGAGGCCGACCCGATCAAGGCCGCCGACGCCTTTTTCACCGAGCACGTGGGCATCCATAAGATGCTCGTGGTCGACGACGAAGATCACCTGCGCGGCCTGGCTACGTTCTCCGACATTGAGCGGATCACCTCCGAGATCAGCAACCGCCGCCGCGCCGCCCGCGATAGTGAGTTTCGTCTCATCGTCGGTGCCGCCCTCGCCCCCGTCCGTCTCGACGACGGCACGCTCGATCGGGATCGGATCATCAGCCACGTCAGCCAACTCGTCGACGAATCCATCGATTGCGTCGCCGTCTCCACCGCTCACGGACACACCGCCGGCGTGGGCGACATGGTGCGTCTCGTGCGCGACGCGTTCCCTTCACTCACGATCATTGCGGGCAATGTCACCAGCGCCGCGGGCGTCGAATACCTCGCCGACTGCGGTGCCAACGCCATCAAGGTCGGCCAGGGTCCCGGTTCGATCTGCACCACCCGCGTGGTGGCCGGCGTCGGCATCCCCCAATTAACCGCGCTCCACGTCGCCGCCCGCGGCGCCCGCGCCAAGGGCGTTAAAATCATCGCCGACGGTGGTATCACCAAGAGCGGTGATATCGTGAAAGCCCTCACGCTCGCCGACGCCGTTATCCTCGGTGGTCTGCTCGCCGGTTGCCGCGAAGCCCCGGGCGAGATCATGGAGATCAACGGGAAGATTTATAAGCAATACCGCGGCATGGGTTCGCTCGCCGCCATGAAATCCGGCTCCGCCGCCCGCTACGGTCACAACAAAAACGATACGACCCGCAAACTCACCGCCGAGGGCATCGAAGCGCTCAAGGAAGTCAGTGGCTCCCTCGACGAAGTGCTCGGAACGTTGGTCGGCGGACTCCAAAGCGGCATGGGCTACCTCGGTGCCAAGGATCTCACGGCTCTCAAGCAAAACGCCCGCTACATCCGCGTCAGCCCGGCCGGTCAAAAAGAGTCCAGCCCCCACGACGTGATCGAGATCAAGGCCGGCGTCAAAGGATAA
- a CDS encoding bifunctional folylpolyglutamate synthase/dihydrofolate synthase: MDRLNGLDTYPAVQDYLFSLKAKGVKFGIDRMQVLAAEIGHPERAVPIIHLAGTNGKGSTAAMLDAILRASGQRVGLYTSPHLVRLGERVQVDREILTEAEIMAFTRQLIPVADRLGTRGEDDHPSFFEFMTAMAFMQFARRECDIAVAEVGLGGELDATNIVQPIVTAITSIGFDHCEILGHTHAEIARAKAGIIKPGVPVVIGRMPAEAEAVVRARAVALDCPIHSVRETFESPGASYPETALEGDCQRWNAGTATLVARALPASFGVSKNTITTGLAAAQWPARWQRIPWGDNTLIIDASHNPEGAESLARNLVRLIAEIGEKPTIVVGALGVARAGALMSVISQYAAEIHLVVPNQARSCSHAALRELIPGDFTGEVFDDDVATLFSAHGMRQARRSGRSMVVTGSIYLAGEVMAQLNPETGPGEGRLQDF; encoded by the coding sequence ATGGATCGCTTGAACGGGCTGGATACTTACCCGGCGGTGCAGGATTACCTCTTCAGCCTCAAGGCCAAGGGAGTGAAGTTTGGCATCGATCGCATGCAGGTGTTGGCGGCCGAAATCGGCCACCCCGAGCGAGCCGTGCCGATCATCCATTTGGCGGGCACCAACGGCAAAGGCTCCACTGCCGCGATGCTCGATGCGATTTTACGAGCATCGGGCCAACGCGTCGGGCTCTACACTTCGCCGCATCTGGTTCGTCTCGGCGAACGCGTGCAGGTGGACCGGGAGATTCTCACCGAGGCCGAAATCATGGCTTTTACGCGCCAGTTAATCCCGGTCGCGGACCGCTTGGGGACGCGAGGCGAAGACGATCATCCGAGTTTTTTCGAGTTCATGACCGCGATGGCGTTCATGCAGTTTGCTCGTCGGGAGTGCGACATTGCGGTGGCGGAGGTCGGGCTCGGGGGCGAACTCGATGCGACTAATATCGTGCAACCGATCGTGACCGCGATCACCTCGATCGGATTCGATCATTGCGAAATCCTCGGCCACACTCACGCCGAAATTGCCCGAGCCAAAGCCGGAATCATCAAGCCCGGCGTCCCGGTCGTCATCGGACGCATGCCGGCCGAGGCTGAGGCGGTGGTGCGGGCGCGAGCCGTGGCGCTGGATTGCCCCATCCATTCGGTGCGCGAAACGTTTGAATCGCCCGGCGCGAGCTACCCGGAAACTGCGTTGGAGGGCGATTGCCAACGTTGGAACGCCGGCACCGCGACGCTCGTTGCGCGCGCGCTACCGGCGAGTTTTGGCGTGAGTAAAAACACCATCACGACCGGTTTGGCGGCCGCGCAATGGCCGGCGCGCTGGCAACGGATCCCGTGGGGGGACAACACCCTCATCATTGATGCGTCCCACAATCCGGAAGGGGCGGAAAGCTTGGCGCGGAACCTGGTGCGCTTGATCGCGGAGATCGGTGAAAAGCCGACGATTGTGGTCGGAGCGTTGGGCGTCGCTCGAGCCGGTGCGTTGATGTCGGTCATTTCCCAATATGCGGCGGAGATCCACCTCGTCGTGCCGAACCAGGCGCGCTCCTGTTCACACGCCGCGCTGCGTGAGCTCATTCCGGGGGATTTTACCGGCGAAGTATTTGACGACGACGTGGCGACCTTGTTCAGCGCCCATGGCATGCGCCAAGCGCGTCGCTCGGGACGGTCCATGGTGGTGACAGGTTCGATCTACCTGGCAGGCGAAGTCATGGCTCAGCTCAACCCCGAAACGGGTCCGGGCGAGGGTCGCCTGCAGGATTTTTAG
- a CDS encoding porin yields MSQPLHTFTKLVIRPLVILGFASIAAVPLVRAAELPSPEQMWAMIQKQQAQIAALTERVEAAEARTSQAQQQLVATSARVQATDDKVEATSAYVETLADRGGASGGAWYDRTSLGGYGEMHMNFGGGNEIDFHRWVLFVAHEFNDRIRMFSEIELEHSLAGDGKPGEVELEQAFVEFDLSESSLARAGLFLVPVGLINETHEPATFYGVERNRVENQIIPTTWWEGGVSLSQQTDAGFSFDYAMHSGLNVPTTGSNAYRIRSGRQKVAEAAFDAGAATVRARYTGIPGLDVAVTAQYQQDMAQGTLSESIDALLLALHADWRAGPWGVRALYARWDINGAAPAALGRDEQYGFYIEPSYRFATSLGDVGIFGRFSSYDREAGAGANSVDDYFDIGVNWWPHEAVVLKADVQFAKPANGNDDETVNLGVGYHF; encoded by the coding sequence ATGAGCCAGCCACTCCATACCTTCACCAAACTCGTTATTCGCCCTTTGGTTATCCTCGGATTCGCTTCGATTGCCGCTGTTCCTTTGGTTCGCGCAGCGGAACTGCCGTCCCCGGAACAGATGTGGGCGATGATTCAAAAACAACAAGCGCAGATCGCCGCATTGACCGAACGCGTGGAGGCCGCCGAGGCGCGCACGTCACAAGCTCAACAACAGTTGGTGGCAACGTCGGCGCGCGTGCAGGCCACCGACGACAAGGTCGAGGCGACTTCGGCCTACGTCGAAACCTTGGCTGACCGCGGCGGCGCGTCCGGTGGTGCGTGGTATGACCGCACTTCGCTGGGTGGTTATGGCGAAATGCACATGAATTTTGGCGGCGGCAACGAGATCGATTTTCACCGTTGGGTGTTGTTTGTCGCCCACGAGTTCAACGACCGCATTCGCATGTTCTCCGAGATCGAGCTGGAGCACTCGTTGGCGGGCGACGGCAAGCCGGGCGAAGTGGAGCTGGAGCAGGCGTTCGTCGAATTTGACCTCAGTGAAAGCAGTCTGGCCCGGGCGGGTCTCTTCCTCGTCCCGGTCGGTTTGATCAATGAAACGCACGAGCCGGCCACGTTTTACGGGGTGGAACGCAACCGCGTCGAAAACCAGATCATTCCCACGACGTGGTGGGAGGGCGGGGTGAGTCTCTCCCAGCAGACCGACGCCGGGTTCAGCTTCGACTACGCGATGCACTCCGGGCTCAACGTGCCCACGACGGGCAGCAACGCCTACCGGATCCGCAGTGGTCGCCAGAAGGTCGCGGAAGCCGCGTTCGATGCGGGGGCCGCCACCGTGCGGGCGCGTTATACCGGTATCCCGGGACTGGATGTAGCGGTGACTGCGCAATACCAACAGGACATGGCGCAGGGCACGTTGTCCGAATCAATCGACGCGTTGCTCCTGGCGTTGCACGCGGACTGGCGTGCGGGGCCGTGGGGCGTGCGAGCGTTGTATGCGCGTTGGGATATCAATGGCGCGGCTCCGGCGGCCTTGGGTCGCGACGAGCAATATGGTTTCTACATCGAACCCTCTTATCGTTTCGCCACCTCGCTGGGTGATGTCGGCATTTTTGGCCGCTTCAGCAGCTATGACCGCGAGGCGGGTGCGGGCGCCAATTCCGTGGACGACTACTTCGATATCGGCGTCAACTGGTGGCCGCATGAAGCCGTGGTGCTGAAGGCGGACGTGCAGTTCGCCAAGCCAGCCAATGGCAACGACGACGAGACCGTAAATCTCGGCGTGGGTTACCATTTCTAA
- a CDS encoding PepSY domain-containing protein has translation MSADSTNPKPPRRARRPGWWPWHQRLGLGFAVVFLGVIVTGIALNHTEGLDLDGRAVPGQWLYDWYDLSPEGEPVAFDANGWAVSWDGLLTWNDHVLGASGPLRGAAKFSASEVLLLSDHLWVITPAGDVIERLRGASLPPGKPRRLGRTVGPRPVVIETSDGIYHANLSFAEWTPMVTRQAVVWADPVTLSVAGRDTVQQAHRGRGLSWYRVILDLHSGRFFGSVGVWVVDASAVALAFLTLTGTWYALRIKRP, from the coding sequence ATGAGCGCCGATTCGACTAACCCCAAACCACCTCGCCGGGCGCGCCGTCCCGGCTGGTGGCCATGGCATCAGCGCCTCGGGTTGGGGTTCGCGGTGGTGTTTCTCGGCGTCATCGTGACCGGCATCGCGCTCAATCACACCGAGGGGCTGGACTTGGACGGCAGGGCCGTGCCGGGACAATGGCTTTACGATTGGTATGATCTGTCGCCGGAGGGGGAACCGGTCGCGTTCGATGCGAATGGGTGGGCCGTGTCATGGGATGGGTTGTTGACGTGGAACGATCACGTTTTGGGAGCCTCCGGTCCGCTGCGGGGAGCCGCGAAGTTCAGCGCTTCGGAAGTGCTGCTCCTCAGCGACCATCTGTGGGTGATCACTCCGGCGGGAGACGTCATCGAACGACTGCGTGGCGCGTCTTTACCGCCTGGCAAGCCGCGACGTTTGGGGCGCACGGTCGGTCCGCGTCCGGTCGTCATTGAAACCTCGGATGGCATTTACCACGCGAATCTGAGTTTTGCCGAGTGGACGCCGATGGTGACGCGACAAGCCGTCGTGTGGGCGGACCCCGTGACGCTTTCGGTCGCGGGGCGGGATACCGTCCAACAAGCTCACCGCGGTCGGGGACTCAGCTGGTATCGCGTGATTTTGGATCTGCATTCGGGACGGTTTTTCGGCTCGGTGGGCGTGTGGGTGGTCGACGCTTCAGCGGTCGCGCTCGCATTCCTGACTTTAACGGGGACTTGGTATGCCCTGCGGATAAAACGCCCATGA
- a CDS encoding adenylosuccinate synthetase gives MSLIPFSSQLIADVGISFGDEGKGRLVPEVCEELAGTPHAVSTVIKVNGGANSGHTAAGVKLNLLPSGVVERDIAHLAIGSGVVADPRKVWWEAAPLEHKGYAVISRLAIDERTMVADFIHRLLDLAWEHYRSVVLQEEPRGSTGRGITPAYADEVGQWQITFSDFLAGPNFYARKVAQRADRALRTIQHVCQVDAETFAGFFDKLSVAERRANEEAIALGLFPESDFDFTAFRGDAPFSLNVDKLTATYWDAGTRLAPQICEVRELVRRELAAGRTVLGEFGQAYWLDKRHGYSPNVTASHTYTPEMFESAGVPVQPVHTFGVAKAYDTKVGTHTFITQMDDAHPLTVLLKKLEFGSTTGRQRMVGWFDAVEKGDALRYGGFQDLMINKTDALTHRGEWNGELLICTAYEDANGQRYAHVPRNEAVRKTLKPVYTRHPGWTEDICDVRHFADLPANARAYIAAMMRSILDVAYEGGTWPADDELPNLRYLGVGPEPSQLIKDVPPTAELIKLATTS, from the coding sequence ATGTCCCTGATCCCCTTTTCCAGCCAGCTCATCGCCGATGTCGGCATCTCCTTTGGCGACGAAGGCAAAGGCCGTCTCGTCCCCGAAGTATGTGAGGAACTCGCCGGCACGCCCCACGCCGTATCGACCGTAATCAAGGTCAACGGTGGTGCCAACTCAGGCCACACCGCCGCCGGCGTTAAGCTCAACCTGCTGCCTTCCGGCGTGGTCGAGCGCGACATCGCCCACCTCGCCATCGGCAGCGGCGTCGTCGCCGATCCTCGCAAGGTGTGGTGGGAAGCCGCTCCGCTCGAACACAAGGGTTACGCCGTTATTTCCCGCCTCGCCATCGACGAGCGCACGATGGTCGCCGACTTCATTCACCGGCTCCTCGATCTCGCGTGGGAACACTACCGCTCCGTGGTCCTGCAAGAGGAACCGCGGGGCTCGACCGGCCGCGGTATCACGCCTGCCTACGCCGACGAGGTCGGGCAGTGGCAGATCACGTTTTCCGATTTTCTCGCCGGGCCCAATTTTTACGCCCGCAAAGTCGCCCAACGCGCCGACCGCGCGCTGCGCACCATTCAGCACGTTTGCCAAGTCGACGCCGAGACCTTCGCCGGTTTCTTCGACAAACTCTCCGTGGCCGAACGACGCGCCAACGAAGAGGCCATCGCGCTCGGTCTGTTCCCCGAGTCCGATTTCGATTTCACCGCATTTCGAGGCGACGCCCCGTTCTCGCTGAACGTCGACAAACTCACCGCGACCTACTGGGACGCCGGCACCCGCCTCGCGCCGCAGATTTGTGAAGTGCGCGAGCTCGTCCGCCGCGAACTCGCCGCCGGTCGCACCGTGCTCGGCGAATTCGGCCAAGCCTACTGGCTCGACAAACGCCACGGCTATTCGCCCAACGTCACCGCCTCGCACACTTATACGCCAGAAATGTTCGAAAGCGCGGGCGTGCCCGTGCAGCCCGTGCACACGTTTGGCGTGGCCAAGGCCTACGATACCAAGGTCGGCACCCACACGTTCATCACCCAGATGGACGACGCGCATCCACTGACGGTATTGCTCAAAAAACTCGAATTCGGTTCGACCACTGGGCGGCAACGCATGGTGGGCTGGTTCGACGCCGTGGAAAAAGGCGACGCCCTGCGCTACGGCGGATTCCAGGATCTGATGATCAACAAGACCGACGCCCTCACCCATCGTGGCGAGTGGAACGGTGAATTGCTCATTTGCACGGCCTACGAAGACGCCAACGGCCAACGCTATGCCCACGTGCCACGCAACGAAGCCGTGCGCAAAACGCTGAAGCCGGTTTACACGCGTCACCCCGGTTGGACCGAGGACATTTGCGACGTGCGTCACTTTGCCGATCTTCCCGCGAACGCCCGCGCCTACATCGCGGCCATGATGCGCTCGATCCTCGACGTCGCCTACGAAGGCGGCACGTGGCCCGCCGATGACGAGCTGCCCAACCTGCGTTATCTCGGCGTCGGCCCGGAACCATCACAGCTCATCAAAGACGTGCCGCCCACCGCGGAATTGATCAAGTTGGCGACAACCTCCTAA
- a CDS encoding o-succinylbenzoate synthase, giving the protein MELRITLKPYCLPFRQTMLTAHGPWVEREGVLVRLEDESGRVGYGEAAPVRGFGGGTLAEVTARLGALGDRARSETLVEVAAEGGGVGFALGAALMAFGNAEAGLDFTPKHDYLPVAGLLPAGRGVLAAIEPKLELGFRTFKWKVGVGDPQDERGILDDLLSRLPTGCKLRLDANGAWDRRRAEAWLECCAERPMIEFVEQPVATGDDRGRDLMLGLAEDYPTVLALDEAVTDLRDLQRWADNGWRGVFVVKPALAGDPAALMAGLAERPWDVVFSTALETAIGARTVLTMAFAASGKGRALGTGVWPLFNGHVLNGPTAMPFVRWFDVAALNSEAAWNAAS; this is encoded by the coding sequence GTGGAACTCCGTATCACACTCAAACCGTATTGTTTGCCGTTTCGGCAGACGATGTTGACGGCTCATGGCCCCTGGGTGGAGCGCGAAGGTGTGTTAGTGCGGTTGGAGGACGAATCCGGCCGCGTTGGCTACGGCGAAGCGGCACCGGTGCGCGGGTTTGGCGGGGGCACGTTGGCCGAAGTCACCGCCCGCTTGGGCGCGCTCGGCGATCGCGCTCGATCCGAGACGCTGGTGGAGGTGGCGGCGGAAGGTGGTGGCGTGGGTTTTGCGTTGGGGGCGGCGTTGATGGCGTTTGGCAACGCGGAAGCGGGTTTGGATTTTACGCCGAAACACGACTACTTGCCGGTGGCGGGGCTGTTGCCGGCGGGACGGGGCGTGCTCGCGGCGATTGAACCCAAACTGGAGCTGGGGTTCCGCACGTTCAAGTGGAAGGTCGGCGTCGGAGATCCGCAGGATGAACGCGGGATCTTGGACGATTTGTTGAGTCGTCTGCCGACGGGATGCAAACTGCGGCTCGATGCGAACGGCGCCTGGGATCGGCGTCGGGCGGAAGCATGGCTCGAATGCTGTGCCGAGCGGCCGATGATCGAGTTTGTCGAACAACCCGTGGCGACGGGCGACGATCGCGGGCGGGACCTGATGCTGGGGTTGGCGGAGGATTATCCGACGGTGTTGGCGTTGGACGAAGCAGTGACGGATTTGCGCGATCTGCAACGTTGGGCGGACAACGGCTGGCGGGGTGTGTTCGTGGTGAAACCGGCGCTGGCGGGCGACCCGGCTGCGCTGATGGCGGGTTTGGCGGAACGGCCGTGGGACGTGGTGTTTTCAACCGCGTTGGAAACGGCGATCGGGGCGCGAACGGTGTTGACGATGGCCTTCGCGGCGAGCGGTAAAGGCCGGGCGTTGGGCACCGGGGTGTGGCCGTTGTTCAACGGGCACGTTTTAAACGGACCGACGGCAATGCCGTTTGTGCGCTGGTTCGATGTGGCAGCCCTCAATTCGGAGGCCGCGTGGAACGCCGCGAGTTAG
- a CDS encoding FMN-binding protein — MKVPGASRGFARLSACIGIGLAVVFSVRAESDGEDVYLAPETFIAEAFQDGEPGQASVLWLTPALKPGVKQILGHDYNALRIRYWRREARTAWILEEIGKVKPITTGIVVEGQRISRLQVLVYRESHGWEVKHPFFTDQFKDVGLRERDQLSEPIDGITGATLSVSALRRLVRLALYLDRQVQESSD; from the coding sequence GTGAAAGTGCCCGGTGCCAGCAGGGGCTTTGCTCGTCTGAGCGCGTGCATTGGCATCGGTTTGGCCGTGGTGTTTTCCGTGCGCGCCGAGTCCGATGGCGAAGACGTTTACCTCGCTCCCGAAACCTTCATCGCCGAAGCTTTCCAAGACGGCGAACCGGGGCAGGCGAGCGTGTTGTGGCTCACGCCGGCGCTCAAACCCGGGGTGAAGCAGATTCTCGGTCATGACTACAATGCGCTGCGCATTCGTTATTGGCGCCGCGAGGCGCGCACGGCGTGGATTCTGGAGGAGATTGGCAAAGTGAAACCGATCACCACGGGCATTGTGGTGGAAGGCCAACGCATCTCGCGCCTCCAAGTGCTCGTCTATCGCGAGTCGCATGGCTGGGAGGTGAAGCACCCGTTTTTTACCGATCAATTCAAGGACGTCGGGCTGCGCGAGCGTGATCAGTTGAGCGAACCGATCGATGGCATCACGGGTGCCACGTTGTCGGTATCCGCGTTGCGACGTCTCGTGCGACTGGCGTTGTATTTGGATCGTCAGGTGCAAGAGTCGAGCGACTGA